In a single window of the Streptomyces sp. NBC_00353 genome:
- a CDS encoding APC family permease, producing MALDRPAYRIKRHLLGKPLTTERISDEKLSNRTALGVLASDCISSSAYGSEEMLRVLVPVVGAAAFTLLMPVTGAILLVLLLLTLCYSDVVMIYTRAGGSYVVARENFGPNIAQIASVALLVDYIVTVAVQVSAGTNALISLAHLIGGGWTGLDHLQLPVSVAVIVLLAYGNLRGIREAGRTFALPAYLFMAAVGLVLVVAGVRGLTGGLPHADLHAPGVVPLGTPGNGWLYGASLFIVLRSFANGGSSLTGLEAISNGISAFREPQGRNARRTLITMSCVLGVLVLGVSTLAHFTHAVPYTDGTPTVIAQEAHLAFGSGPLGMVGLIFVQLATALVLYTGANTPFTGFPFLASFVAADRFLPRVLTRRGHRLAFSNGIIALTVVSLALLLATGASVDRLVALYAIGVFTAFTMAGSGLTAYHLRRREPYRRVKIVVNGLAAVISAAVVLIFAVTKFTEGAWLVVVVFPLGVWALIRINREYRREAAALQSIQAPGADRPRVRRHLVFVLVDTLDLATLKALRYAHELRPDEIRAVHFSIDEAHGRRLAARWEATAATSVSLELVACPDRRLRHAMKELATRTTADGETSLTVLVPRRLYSNALGKILHRGTGEAMAIALEQLPHVAVTILPFDVSRALRTLAEGRAPQPD from the coding sequence ATGGCCCTGGACCGTCCCGCGTACCGCATCAAACGGCATCTGCTCGGCAAGCCCCTGACCACCGAGCGCATCAGCGACGAGAAACTGAGCAACCGGACGGCGCTCGGGGTACTCGCCTCCGACTGCATCAGCTCGTCCGCGTACGGCTCCGAGGAGATGCTGCGGGTCCTCGTGCCCGTCGTCGGCGCGGCGGCCTTCACCCTGCTCATGCCGGTGACCGGCGCGATCCTGCTGGTCCTGCTGCTCCTGACGCTCTGTTACAGCGATGTCGTCATGATCTACACCCGGGCGGGCGGTTCGTACGTCGTCGCCCGGGAGAACTTCGGGCCGAACATCGCTCAGATCGCCTCCGTGGCGCTGCTCGTCGACTACATCGTGACCGTCGCCGTCCAGGTGTCGGCCGGTACCAACGCCCTCATCTCGCTCGCCCATCTGATCGGGGGCGGCTGGACCGGCCTGGACCATCTGCAGCTGCCGGTCTCCGTAGCGGTGATCGTGCTGCTCGCGTACGGGAATCTGCGGGGCATCCGCGAGGCGGGCCGGACCTTCGCGCTGCCCGCCTATCTCTTCATGGCCGCGGTCGGTCTGGTGCTGGTCGTCGCCGGTGTGCGCGGGCTGACGGGCGGGCTGCCGCACGCCGATCTGCACGCGCCGGGGGTGGTGCCGCTGGGCACGCCGGGCAACGGCTGGCTCTACGGCGCCTCGCTCTTCATCGTGCTGCGGTCCTTCGCCAACGGCGGCTCGTCGCTCACCGGACTCGAAGCGATCTCCAACGGCATCTCCGCGTTCCGCGAGCCGCAGGGCCGCAACGCCCGCCGCACGCTCATCACCATGAGCTGTGTGCTCGGTGTCCTCGTCCTCGGCGTCTCCACCCTGGCGCACTTCACGCACGCCGTCCCGTACACCGACGGCACGCCGACCGTCATCGCGCAGGAGGCCCATCTCGCCTTCGGCAGCGGGCCATTGGGGATGGTCGGGCTGATTTTCGTACAGCTGGCGACCGCACTGGTCCTCTATACGGGCGCCAACACGCCGTTCACCGGCTTCCCGTTCCTCGCCAGCTTCGTGGCCGCGGACCGGTTCCTGCCACGGGTGCTGACCCGGCGCGGGCACCGGCTGGCGTTCTCCAACGGGATCATCGCGCTGACCGTCGTCTCGCTGGCGCTGCTGCTGGCCACCGGCGCCAGCGTGGACAGGCTGGTGGCGCTGTACGCGATCGGTGTGTTCACCGCGTTCACCATGGCCGGGTCCGGCCTCACCGCGTACCACCTGCGCCGCCGCGAGCCGTACCGCAGGGTGAAGATCGTGGTCAACGGGCTGGCCGCGGTCATCTCGGCCGCCGTGGTGCTGATCTTCGCGGTCACCAAATTCACCGAGGGTGCCTGGCTGGTCGTGGTGGTCTTCCCGCTCGGCGTCTGGGCGCTGATTAGGATCAACCGCGAGTACCGGCGTGAGGCCGCCGCGCTGCAGAGCATCCAGGCGCCGGGCGCCGACCGGCCGCGGGTCCGGCGCCATCTGGTCTTCGTCCTCGTCGACACGCTCGATCTGGCGACGCTGAAGGCGCTGCGGTACGCCCATGAGCTGCGCCCGGACGAGATCCGGGCGGTGCACTTCTCCATCGACGAGGCGCACGGCAGGCGGCTGGCCGCCCGGTGGGAGGCGACGGCCGCGACGTCCGTGTCGCTGGAGCTGGTGGCGTGCCCGGACCGGCGGCTGCGTCATGCGATGAAGGAGCTCGCGACCCGGACCACGGCGGACGGGGAGACCTCGCTGACGGTGCTCGTGCCGCGGCGGCTGTACTCCAACGCGCTCGGGAAGATCCTGCACCGGGGCACCGGTGAGGCGATGGCCATCGCGCTGGAGCAGCTGCCGCACGTGGCGGTGACGATCCTGCCGTTCGACGTCTCGCGCGCGCTGCGGACGCTGGCGGAGGGGCGGGCCCCTCAACCCGACTGA
- a CDS encoding winged helix-turn-helix transcriptional regulator, whose translation MSVSKVPDVNRQMCPSRLVLEHVTSRWGVLVLAALLERSYRFSELRREVGGVSEKMLAQTLQTLERDGFVHRDAKPVIPPRVDYSLTGLGKEAAEQVWGLARWTERRLDAVHAARETYDARKATQDQPG comes from the coding sequence ATGAGCGTAAGCAAGGTGCCGGATGTGAACCGGCAGATGTGCCCCTCCCGGCTGGTGCTCGAACACGTCACCAGCCGCTGGGGCGTCCTCGTCCTCGCCGCCCTGCTGGAGCGCTCGTACCGGTTCAGCGAGCTGCGCCGCGAGGTCGGCGGCGTCAGCGAGAAGATGCTGGCCCAGACCCTCCAGACGCTGGAGCGCGACGGATTTGTGCACCGGGACGCCAAGCCGGTGATCCCGCCACGGGTGGACTACTCGCTCACCGGGTTGGGCAAGGAGGCCGCCGAGCAGGTGTGGGGGCTGGCGCGCTGGACCGAGCGGCGCCTCGACGCCGTACACGCGGCCCGCGAGACGTACGACGCGCGGAAGGCGACGCAGGACCAGCCGGGCTGA
- a CDS encoding SDR family oxidoreductase, which yields MSIVVTGATGELGRLVVDELLATVPASEIAAVVRDKEKAAGLAARGVELRIADYDRPETLADTFEAGDRVLLISGNEVGKRVPQHTAVIDAAKAAGVAQLAYTGVLGGPDADFRLAAEHKVTEQLILDSGLPHTFLRNGWYTENYTANLAPVLAHGAVVSNAGEGRVASATRADYAAAAAAVLTGEGHLGKAYELSGDVAWSFAEYAAEVSKATGKEIAYNNVPAAVHQEILVGAGLPEGFAAILVDVDEAIARGLLAGTNGDLVRLIGRPTTPLAETVAAAVAAA from the coding sequence ATGAGCATCGTCGTCACCGGAGCCACCGGAGAGCTCGGCCGTCTCGTCGTCGACGAGCTGCTGGCCACCGTGCCCGCGAGCGAGATCGCCGCTGTCGTCCGCGACAAGGAGAAGGCCGCCGGCCTGGCCGCCCGCGGTGTGGAGCTGCGGATCGCCGACTACGACCGGCCCGAGACCCTCGCCGACACCTTCGAGGCCGGCGACCGGGTCCTGCTCATCTCCGGCAACGAGGTCGGCAAGCGCGTACCGCAGCACACCGCCGTCATCGACGCGGCCAAGGCGGCGGGTGTCGCGCAGCTCGCGTACACCGGCGTGCTGGGCGGCCCCGACGCCGACTTCCGGCTGGCGGCCGAGCACAAGGTCACCGAGCAGCTGATCCTCGACTCGGGCCTGCCCCACACCTTCCTGCGCAACGGCTGGTACACCGAGAACTACACGGCGAACCTCGCCCCGGTCCTGGCGCACGGCGCCGTCGTCTCCAACGCGGGCGAGGGCCGGGTCGCCTCCGCCACGCGCGCCGACTACGCGGCCGCGGCAGCCGCCGTGCTGACCGGCGAGGGTCACCTCGGCAAGGCCTACGAGCTGAGCGGCGATGTCGCCTGGTCGTTCGCGGAGTACGCGGCCGAGGTGTCGAAGGCCACCGGCAAGGAGATCGCGTACAACAACGTCCCCGCCGCCGTGCACCAGGAGATCCTGGTCGGCGCCGGTCTGCCCGAGGGGTTCGCGGCGATCCTGGTCGACGTCGACGAGGCGATCGCGCGCGGACTGCTCGCCGGGACGAACGGCGATCTGGTCCGCCTGATCGGCCGCCCTACGACACCGCTCGCCGAGACGGTGGCCGCCGCGGTCGCCGCCGCGTAG
- the rarD gene encoding EamA family transporter RarD, with the protein MAGTNEQRAGLLSGFGAYGLWGLVPLFWPLLKPSGAIEILAHRMVWSLVVVGIALLALRRWAWIGELVRQPKKLGLIAVAAAVITVNWGLYIWSVNNGHVVEASLGYFINPLVTIAMGVLLLGERLRPVQWVAVGTGVAAVLVLAIGYGRPPWISLTLAFSFATYGLVKKKVNMGGLESLSAETAVLFVPALGYLLWLGAQGDATFVSAGAGHAALLAATGVVTAAPLVLFGAAAIRVPLSTLGLLQYLAPVFQFGLGILYFHEAMPPERWAGFALVWLALTLLTWDAFRTARRTRTQAAQLAASAQQPPSQRLPHQLPADGSSSPYAARGK; encoded by the coding sequence GTGGCCGGGACAAATGAACAGCGGGCGGGCTTGCTGTCCGGCTTCGGCGCGTATGGCCTGTGGGGCCTCGTGCCGCTCTTCTGGCCGCTGCTGAAGCCTTCCGGGGCGATCGAGATCCTCGCCCACCGCATGGTCTGGTCACTCGTCGTCGTCGGTATCGCGCTGCTCGCGCTGCGCCGCTGGGCATGGATCGGCGAGCTGGTACGGCAGCCGAAGAAGCTGGGCCTCATCGCGGTCGCCGCGGCCGTCATCACCGTCAACTGGGGCCTTTACATCTGGTCCGTGAACAACGGCCATGTCGTCGAGGCGTCACTCGGCTACTTCATCAACCCGCTGGTCACCATCGCCATGGGCGTCCTGCTCCTCGGCGAACGGCTGCGCCCGGTGCAGTGGGTGGCGGTCGGCACCGGCGTCGCGGCGGTGCTCGTGCTGGCGATCGGATACGGGCGTCCGCCGTGGATCTCGTTGACGCTGGCGTTCTCCTTCGCGACGTACGGCCTGGTGAAGAAGAAGGTCAACATGGGCGGCCTGGAGTCGCTCAGCGCAGAGACCGCGGTGCTGTTCGTGCCCGCGCTCGGATATCTGCTGTGGCTCGGGGCGCAGGGCGACGCGACGTTCGTGTCCGCGGGTGCGGGCCATGCGGCGCTGCTCGCCGCGACGGGTGTCGTGACGGCCGCACCGCTGGTCCTGTTCGGGGCCGCGGCGATCCGCGTACCGCTCTCGACACTGGGCCTCCTCCAGTACCTGGCGCCGGTCTTCCAGTTCGGCCTCGGCATCCTGTACTTCCACGAGGCGATGCCGCCGGAGCGGTGGGCCGGGTTCGCGCTGGTGTGGCTGGCGCTCACGCTGCTGACCTGGGACGCGTTCCGGACGGCGCGGCGGACGAGGACGCAGGCGGCGCAGCTCGCCGCTTCGGCGCAGCAGCCGCCGTCGCAGCGTCTCCCGCACCAGCTTCCGGCCGACGGGAGCTCTTCCCCGTACGCAGCCCGAGGGAAGTGA
- a CDS encoding FAD-dependent oxidoreductase, translating into MPASPPAAAVLIVGAGPTGLTLACDLARRSIPVRIIDRSPEFPRSSRAKGPNPRSLEVLADLGVAQEILAAGSAPLPMRKYRDGVPVADADPFATSRPTPDVPYDRPWLIAQWKLEEILRTRLAEYGVQVELSAEVTGLKEGPDSVTASLADGRDIEARYVVGCDGGHSTVRKLLGIPFEGQTNEEQAMVCGDVEVDGLDRGYWHQWFDEDGAVMLCPIPGTRSGWWFQAGPETDASGAPVPPSLESFRRLFARHTGLPATHLSNATLLSTYRVNVRMVDRYRVGRTFLAGDAAHVHSVAGGLGMNTGIQDAFNLGWKLALVVGGQAGPALLDTYEEERLPVASWTLDITSERLRATLEAIKKPGGGLDAAATSETTGLSRGYRWSSLSHDGTGGSSTGPLRAGDRAPDAPCRKTATGAPIRLFEAFAGPHFTLLGFGAGTAEALREATAKYGDALRAYALDPASTDGLADDGGHAHSAYGIVPGEDTLVLVRPDNHVGLITPATDGRAVVDYLDRPA; encoded by the coding sequence ATGCCCGCATCCCCGCCCGCGGCCGCCGTCCTGATCGTGGGAGCCGGACCGACGGGGCTCACCCTGGCCTGCGACCTCGCCCGCCGCTCGATCCCCGTACGGATCATCGACAGGTCCCCCGAGTTCCCGCGCAGCTCGCGGGCCAAGGGGCCCAACCCCCGCTCCCTGGAGGTCCTGGCGGATCTCGGCGTCGCCCAGGAGATCCTGGCCGCCGGCTCGGCGCCGCTGCCCATGCGCAAGTACCGGGACGGGGTGCCGGTCGCCGACGCCGACCCGTTCGCGACATCGCGCCCGACGCCCGACGTCCCGTACGACCGGCCATGGTTGATCGCCCAGTGGAAGCTGGAGGAGATCCTGCGGACCCGCCTGGCGGAGTACGGCGTGCAGGTCGAACTGTCGGCCGAGGTGACGGGGTTGAAGGAGGGACCGGACTCGGTGACCGCGTCGCTCGCCGACGGCAGGGACATCGAGGCGCGGTACGTGGTGGGCTGCGACGGCGGCCACAGCACGGTACGGAAACTCCTCGGCATCCCGTTCGAGGGGCAGACGAACGAGGAGCAGGCGATGGTCTGCGGCGACGTCGAGGTGGACGGCCTCGACCGCGGCTACTGGCACCAGTGGTTCGACGAGGACGGCGCCGTGATGCTGTGCCCGATCCCGGGTACGCGGTCGGGCTGGTGGTTCCAGGCGGGACCCGAGACCGACGCCTCGGGAGCACCCGTACCCCCGTCGCTGGAGAGCTTCCGCCGGCTCTTCGCCCGGCACACCGGACTGCCGGCCACCCACCTGTCGAACGCCACCCTGCTGTCCACGTACCGGGTCAATGTCCGAATGGTCGACCGCTACCGGGTGGGCCGCACGTTCCTGGCCGGCGACGCCGCGCATGTGCACTCGGTGGCTGGCGGTCTGGGCATGAACACCGGGATCCAGGACGCGTTCAACCTGGGCTGGAAGCTGGCGCTGGTCGTCGGCGGCCAGGCAGGACCGGCCCTGCTCGACACATACGAGGAGGAGCGGCTGCCGGTCGCCTCCTGGACGCTGGACATCACCTCCGAGCGGCTGCGGGCGACACTCGAAGCGATCAAGAAGCCGGGCGGCGGACTGGACGCGGCGGCCACCTCGGAGACCACCGGCCTGAGCCGCGGCTACCGCTGGAGCTCCCTCTCCCACGACGGCACGGGCGGGAGCTCCACCGGTCCACTGCGGGCGGGCGACCGCGCTCCTGACGCCCCCTGCCGCAAGACCGCGACCGGCGCACCGATCCGCCTGTTCGAGGCATTCGCCGGACCGCACTTCACCCTGCTGGGCTTCGGCGCGGGCACGGCTGAGGCACTGCGGGAGGCGACCGCGAAGTACGGCGACGCGTTGCGGGCGTACGCGCTGGACCCGGCGAGCACGGACGGCCTGGCCGACGACGGGGGTCATGCCCACTCGGCCTACGGGATCGTGCCGGGTGAGGACACCCTCGTCCTGGTCCGGCCCGACAACCACGTGGGTCTGATCACCCCGGCCACGGACGGCCGGGCCGTCGTCGACTACCTCGACCGGCCGGCGTGA
- a CDS encoding HAD family hydrolase: MPIPPAYALVATDLDGTLLRHDDTVSPRSRAALALAASAGALHLVVTGRPVPGIRNLLAELDYRGLAVCGQGTQLYDAGTGRMVHAATLDRDLADTALGKIEAQVGPVFAAVDQDGPEGRTLIEPGYRMPHPALPAQRTGHRDELWATPIVKVLVRHPELTDDALAAAARAVVGDLATVTLSGPGTVELQPYGVDKGTGLALAAEALGVDPAATIAFGDMPNDLPMFRRSGYGVAMANAHPDLRAAADEVTTSNGDDGVAVVLERVFG; encoded by the coding sequence ATGCCCATCCCACCCGCATATGCCCTTGTCGCGACGGACCTGGACGGCACTCTGCTGCGCCACGACGACACCGTCAGCCCCCGCTCCCGTGCCGCGCTCGCGCTGGCCGCCTCGGCGGGGGCGCTCCATCTCGTGGTCACCGGGCGGCCGGTGCCGGGAATACGGAACCTGCTCGCGGAACTGGACTACCGGGGTCTAGCGGTCTGTGGCCAGGGCACGCAGCTGTACGACGCCGGGACCGGGCGCATGGTGCACGCGGCCACGCTGGACCGGGACCTGGCCGACACCGCGCTCGGCAAGATCGAGGCCCAGGTGGGTCCGGTCTTCGCGGCCGTGGACCAGGACGGGCCCGAGGGCCGGACGCTGATCGAGCCGGGGTACCGGATGCCGCACCCGGCCCTGCCCGCCCAGCGGACCGGCCACCGGGACGAGTTGTGGGCCACCCCGATCGTCAAGGTCCTCGTCCGCCACCCCGAGCTCACGGACGACGCACTGGCCGCCGCGGCCCGCGCGGTCGTCGGCGATCTGGCCACCGTCACGCTGTCCGGCCCCGGCACGGTCGAACTCCAGCCGTACGGCGTCGACAAGGGCACCGGGCTCGCCCTGGCCGCCGAGGCCCTGGGTGTGGATCCGGCTGCCACGATCGCGTTCGGGGACATGCCCAACGATCTGCCGATGTTCCGCCGGTCCGGGTACGGGGTCGCGATGGCCAACGCCCATCCGGACCTGCGTGCGGCAGCGGACGAGGTGACGACGTCGAACGGGGACGACGGGGTCGCGGTGGTGCTGGAGCGCGTGTTCGGCTGA
- a CDS encoding flavodoxin family protein, which translates to MTTRTFLFLLGSSRTDGNTGELARLAAEQLPPETEQRWLNLNELTLPDFEDLRHDGEGRYPAPTGNGATLLDATLGATDLVLASPLYWYAMSTSTKRYLDHWSGWMRVPGLDFKERMGGRTLWGVTALATADPSVAEPATGTLRTIASYMRMEWGGMLLGVGSRPGDVLGDTAALTRAKTFFG; encoded by the coding sequence ATGACCACTCGTACGTTCCTGTTCCTGCTCGGCAGCAGCCGCACCGACGGCAACACCGGGGAACTCGCGCGGCTCGCCGCCGAACAGCTGCCGCCCGAGACCGAGCAGCGCTGGTTGAACCTCAACGAACTCACGCTCCCCGACTTCGAGGACCTGCGGCACGACGGTGAGGGCCGCTACCCCGCCCCCACCGGCAACGGCGCCACCCTGCTGGACGCGACGCTCGGCGCGACCGATCTGGTGCTCGCGTCACCGCTGTACTGGTACGCCATGTCCACCTCCACCAAGCGGTATCTGGACCACTGGTCGGGGTGGATGCGGGTGCCCGGCCTCGACTTCAAGGAGCGGATGGGCGGGCGGACCCTGTGGGGCGTCACAGCGCTGGCGACGGCCGATCCGAGCGTCGCGGAACCGGCGACGGGCACGCTGCGGACCATCGCCTCGTACATGCGGATGGAGTGGGGCGGGATGCTGCTGGGAGTCGGCAGCCGGCCCGGTGACGTACTGGGCGACACGGCCGCCCTCACCCGCGCCAAGACCTTCTTCGGCTGA
- a CDS encoding TetR/AcrR family transcriptional regulator, producing MITSPSSLRRSERSRRATLDAALALCTEKGYGRVTIEAIAARAGVSKKTIYRWWPSKSAVLLEAFTEALVDATPFVDTGDIAADIRTHVTGAVRLLSTPPFGPAYAGILSELHHDDELAETVRTQLIEPRFGEAVARLRRAQEQGQIPPGADLPLAVEMLYGPVYYRHVLRKPSQDEATIAALVTHVLRALGAPQA from the coding sequence ATGATCACATCGCCGAGTTCACTGCGCCGTAGCGAGCGATCACGACGGGCGACCCTGGACGCCGCCCTCGCACTGTGCACGGAGAAGGGATACGGCCGCGTCACCATCGAGGCGATCGCGGCCCGGGCGGGCGTCAGCAAGAAGACGATCTACCGCTGGTGGCCGTCGAAGAGCGCGGTGCTGCTGGAGGCGTTCACGGAGGCGCTGGTCGACGCCACGCCGTTCGTCGACACCGGCGACATCGCCGCCGACATCCGTACCCATGTGACGGGCGCGGTGAGACTGCTCTCCACGCCGCCGTTCGGCCCCGCTTACGCCGGGATCCTCTCCGAACTCCACCATGACGACGAACTCGCCGAAACGGTCCGGACCCAGCTGATCGAACCCCGCTTCGGCGAGGCGGTGGCCCGGCTGCGCCGAGCCCAGGAGCAGGGCCAGATCCCGCCGGGCGCGGATCTGCCGCTGGCCGTGGAGATGCTCTACGGACCGGTCTACTACCGCCATGTGCTGCGCAAACCGAGCCAGGACGAGGCGACGATCGCGGCACTGGTCACGCATGTGCTCAGGGCGTTGGGCGCACCGCAAGCGTGA
- a CDS encoding ABC transporter permease, giving the protein MSQAEAVGPAGAGRSRNPLWTFGILRSELTTTLRRWRTLALLGVLAAVPVLIGIAVRIETSDGSPAGPGGGGGPAFLSQVTNNGLFLVFAALSVTLPVFLPMAVGVIAGDSIAGEAGAGTLRYLLVAPAGRTRLLLAKYASTLAFCLVATVVVAASALAVGALLFPVGEVTTISGTQIGFGEGLLRAGLIAVAVAASLIGFAALGLFISTLTGSGIAAMAATVGVLITVQILDSIPQLSGMHPYLFPHYWLSFADLLRDPVYWDDVVKNLGLQGLYAAVFGSAAWARFTAKDITA; this is encoded by the coding sequence ATGTCGCAGGCTGAAGCAGTCGGACCGGCGGGGGCGGGCCGGTCCCGCAACCCGCTGTGGACCTTCGGGATCCTCCGCTCCGAACTGACCACGACGCTGCGCCGCTGGCGCACGCTCGCACTCCTCGGGGTGCTGGCCGCCGTCCCCGTACTGATCGGGATCGCGGTGAGGATCGAGACGAGCGACGGCTCGCCGGCCGGCCCGGGCGGGGGAGGCGGCCCGGCGTTTCTCTCCCAGGTGACCAACAACGGCCTGTTCCTGGTCTTCGCCGCCCTCTCCGTGACCCTGCCGGTCTTCCTCCCGATGGCCGTCGGCGTCATCGCGGGTGATTCGATCGCGGGCGAGGCCGGTGCGGGCACCCTGCGCTATCTGCTGGTCGCGCCCGCGGGCCGGACCCGGCTGCTGCTCGCCAAGTACGCCTCCACGCTGGCGTTCTGCCTGGTCGCGACGGTGGTCGTGGCGGCGTCGGCGCTAGCCGTCGGGGCATTGCTGTTCCCGGTCGGTGAGGTCACGACGATCTCCGGGACGCAGATCGGCTTCGGCGAGGGGCTGCTGAGGGCAGGGCTGATCGCGGTGGCGGTGGCGGCGTCGCTCATCGGCTTCGCGGCGCTCGGGCTGTTCATCTCGACGCTCACCGGCAGCGGGATCGCGGCGATGGCCGCGACGGTCGGGGTGCTGATCACGGTGCAGATCCTGGACTCGATCCCGCAGTTGAGCGGAATGCACCCATATCTGTTCCCGCACTACTGGCTGTCCTTCGCGGACCTGCTGCGCGACCCCGTCTACTGGGACGACGTGGTCAAGAACCTGGGGCTGCAGGGGCTGTACGCGGCGGTGTTCGGTTCGGCAGCCTGGGCACGCTTCACCGCGAAGGACATCACGGCCTGA
- a CDS encoding ABC transporter ATP-binding protein — MTETGAVIESEAVPRTGTAVIETRGLTKRYRGGQLAVDGLDLSVPGGSVFGFLGPNGSGKTTTIRMLMGLIDPTSGTARVLGHPMPRAARTVLPQVGALIEGPALYGFLTGRDNLVRYDSADPTADPRTRRARVATALDRVGLGAAAGKKAKAYSLGMKQRLGLAAALLQPRRLLVLDEPTNGLDPQGMREIRALVRELAADGTTVFLSSHLLDEIEQVCTHAAVMARGRLITQGPVADLAAGTRGRLAVTTPDPGDTARILKELGVTGITADGDRVSAEAPPADVELADLNGALVRGGVRVRSFGVERASLEDAFVALTGEGFDVAG, encoded by the coding sequence ATGACAGAGACCGGCGCCGTGATCGAGTCCGAGGCGGTGCCCCGGACCGGAACGGCCGTGATCGAGACCCGCGGTCTCACCAAGCGGTACCGCGGCGGCCAGCTCGCCGTCGACGGCCTCGACCTCAGCGTCCCCGGCGGCAGCGTCTTCGGCTTCCTAGGGCCCAACGGCTCCGGGAAGACCACCACGATCCGGATGCTGATGGGCCTCATCGACCCGACGTCCGGTACCGCCCGGGTCCTCGGCCACCCCATGCCGCGCGCCGCCCGCACCGTACTCCCACAGGTCGGAGCGCTGATCGAAGGGCCCGCGCTGTACGGGTTCCTGACCGGCCGGGACAATCTCGTACGGTACGACTCCGCCGACCCGACCGCCGATCCGCGCACTCGCCGGGCCCGGGTCGCGACCGCGCTGGACCGGGTCGGGCTCGGCGCGGCGGCAGGCAAGAAGGCGAAGGCGTACTCGCTGGGCATGAAGCAGCGCCTCGGACTGGCCGCCGCCCTGCTCCAGCCGCGCCGCCTCCTCGTCCTGGACGAGCCGACCAACGGACTGGACCCGCAGGGGATGCGTGAGATCCGCGCCCTGGTCCGGGAACTGGCGGCGGACGGCACCACCGTCTTCCTCTCCTCCCACCTCCTCGACGAGATCGAGCAGGTCTGTACGCATGCCGCGGTGATGGCCCGGGGCCGGCTGATCACCCAGGGCCCGGTCGCCGACCTCGCGGCGGGCACCCGTGGCCGGCTCGCCGTCACCACCCCCGACCCGGGCGACACCGCCCGCATCCTCAAGGAGCTCGGCGTCACCGGCATCACCGCCGACGGCGACCGGGTGAGCGCCGAGGCGCCACCGGCCGACGTCGAACTCGCGGACCTGAACGGCGCGCTGGTCCGCGGCGGGGTGCGCGTTCGGTCGTTCGGCGTCGAGCGGGCCTCGCTGGAGGACGCCTTTGTCGCACTCACCGGAGAGGGTTTCGATGTCGCAGGCTGA